From the genome of Solidesulfovibrio carbinolicus, one region includes:
- a CDS encoding putative bifunctional diguanylate cyclase/phosphodiesterase: MLPDIQSLLESLPSHAALLDGDGRIRVANASCLELLRELDPQAGVGRHFADSCVKLLPETVSAAVREGLAAVLEGRLPRYEMDLPCGPTGSQVWRALCFTPLRGPTPGAVATLTDISRQKQLEEHILHDAFHDTLTGLFNRALFINRLDQAIKRLRRNPDALYAVLYLDMDRFKLVNKTFGHVTGDRLLMVIANRLQKQLRELDTLARFGGDEFAILIEDISGLEEASTMAENVLRQLAQPFRLKKQEIFVTCSLGVVVGSAAYEHPDQVLRDADNAMYSSKEHGGDHYTVFDAGMRVLTQRRMEMELALRQAMESGEITVHYQPIVSLATGDVTGLEALARWQHPRQGFIPPSEFIPIAEESGLINELGALILRQSCRRLVELGRETPEGEKLSVSVNISGRQFKRPDFVQEVAGILAETGIDASRVKLELTESVLMDDADEAVRAIKNLKALGVKVVIDDFGTGYSSLSYIQRFPFDSLKVDRSFVGNMNEAEQNMEIVRAIIAMAHKLGLEVVAEGVELAEHKAALSELRCESAQGFFFSRAVPGEELGELMRRNWKPDPGPQVS; this comes from the coding sequence ATGTTGCCAGACATCCAGAGCCTGCTCGAATCCTTGCCCTCCCATGCCGCCCTGCTCGACGGGGACGGCCGTATCCGCGTCGCCAACGCGTCCTGCTTGGAACTCTTGCGCGAGCTCGACCCCCAGGCCGGAGTCGGCCGACATTTTGCCGACTCCTGCGTCAAGCTTTTGCCCGAGACCGTGTCCGCCGCCGTGCGCGAGGGCCTGGCCGCCGTGCTGGAGGGCCGGTTGCCCCGCTACGAGATGGATCTCCCCTGCGGGCCGACGGGCAGCCAGGTCTGGCGAGCCCTGTGCTTCACGCCCCTTCGCGGCCCCACGCCCGGGGCCGTGGCCACGCTAACCGACATTTCCCGGCAAAAGCAGCTCGAAGAGCACATTCTCCACGACGCCTTCCACGATACCCTGACCGGGCTTTTCAACCGGGCGCTTTTTATCAACCGCCTGGATCAGGCCATCAAACGCCTGCGGCGCAATCCCGACGCCCTCTACGCGGTCCTCTACCTTGACATGGACCGCTTCAAGCTCGTCAACAAGACCTTTGGCCACGTCACCGGCGACCGGCTGCTCATGGTCATCGCCAACCGGCTGCAAAAGCAGTTGCGCGAGCTCGACACCCTGGCCCGTTTCGGCGGCGACGAGTTCGCCATCCTCATTGAGGACATCTCCGGCCTGGAGGAGGCCAGCACCATGGCCGAAAATGTGCTGCGCCAGCTGGCCCAGCCGTTTCGTCTCAAAAAACAGGAAATTTTCGTCACCTGCAGCCTCGGCGTGGTGGTGGGCTCGGCCGCTTACGAGCACCCTGATCAGGTGCTGCGCGACGCCGACAACGCCATGTACAGCTCCAAGGAACACGGCGGCGACCACTACACCGTGTTCGACGCCGGCATGCGCGTGCTCACCCAGCGCCGCATGGAAATGGAACTGGCCTTGCGCCAGGCCATGGAATCCGGCGAAATCACCGTGCACTACCAGCCCATCGTGTCCCTGGCCACGGGCGACGTCACGGGGCTTGAGGCCCTGGCCCGCTGGCAGCATCCGCGCCAGGGATTCATTCCCCCTTCGGAATTCATCCCCATCGCCGAGGAGTCGGGCCTTATTAACGAACTTGGCGCGCTGATTCTGCGCCAGTCCTGCCGCCGGCTGGTGGAGCTTGGCCGGGAAACCCCCGAGGGCGAAAAACTTTCCGTATCGGTCAACATTTCCGGCCGCCAGTTCAAACGGCCCGATTTCGTCCAGGAGGTGGCCGGCATCCTGGCCGAGACCGGCATCGACGCTTCCCGGGTCAAACTCGAACTGACCGAATCCGTGCTCATGGACGACGCCGACGAGGCCGTTCGAGCGATAAAAAACCTCAAGGCCCTGGGGGTCAAGGTCGTCATCGACGACTTCGGCACCGGGTATTCGTCCCTGTCCTACATCCAGCGCTTCCCCTTCGACAGCCTCAAGGTCGATCGCTCGTTCGTCGGCAACATGAACGAGGCCGAGCAGAACATGGAGATCGTGCGGGCGATCATCGCCATGGCCCACAAGCTGGGCCTGGAGGTGGTGGCCGAGGGCGTGGAGCTGGCCGAACACAAGGCGGCGCTCTCCGAGCTGCGCTGCGAAAGCGCCCAGGGCTTTTTCTTCTCCCGCGCCGTGCCCGGCGAGGAACTGGGCGAGCTCATGCGCCGCAACTGGAAGCCCGATCCCGGACCGCAGGTTTCCTGA
- a CDS encoding tetratricopeptide repeat protein — translation MNNTSTLFPPRLAPWGVCWLLAAVLIVALARPAPSLAVEPAQAAVRQPGEPTKTPRETPAAQPVPAGGAGAASGDLRIVLKKSAPAEGTPRVGGAASFEARLYRGEAELSPEAYECRWRSDGGARFLDPAGPFTNTAIFLRPGRERVWVEVVPRSGPSAGLAAVSEPVALDVAQPNFGLSASPAAPLVGEETTVAIRDFPVHDGVEFRWDPLPAHAKLVRVGERSLTFYPTEAKPVAVKVAAMAAGGGKQAAPLGKANIDVVARSYQVTVDNRGLLDTPATVWRDGEGPVAASGVAVGQRVGLRASVTPTPPNPPLAYAWGLCPGAKAAGGEDTREITASRRETGPCQATVEVRDARGLLLGRGKGEFSVDVSQAELDAAAERAREVDRLVRDGAKAWAEGDPDRAAGEAGQAVRLSPKDAAAVAALDRIARDKGRLDSYLGRAASALAADDFDEASAMLDEAAKVNPKAAAIPAARQAVEARKETLGRIGKLLAQARDKWEAGEVETALSLAGRAQELDTAHGEAKAARERYVAARDRLIAALKQSAAYLTAKRFDSAAKALDDARAVSPKFKAVAEMDAAIAARKQRAWSLDERLARARDQWNAGDADAALATVSEAAALDPEHPGAAHARKNLALARDNLAKAEERAETALAKGKLEEARSALADAAKINPRHPRIAELQTSVAHRAGRDQRLAALAAEAARRNAAGDLDGALLAVSDMQALAPADPAVAAERAKLARARDAVQDALTRTRDFLAARRFDLALAALAEAEKVNAKLPALAEWRQKVQAEKQRAETDLATTLGQATKLAEAKDFDGARRLLDAARDVGPMPPPLAAKAKELERRVAAGRQTQDAARREQDNRGKAAAATTAETDQSGRCLELGKQATAKRAAGDHAGAIRDYQTLLTLCPDTCQAYNNVGTSLYSLGYAAESLPWFDEAVKCAPKEALYRENAALTRTRLAAPQPPKPGEAGPSCAAAFETAETRRGGGDLAGAAEGYKAVVARCPDFCAAYNNLGLTLHKQGRTPEALPFFEQALRCNPQDNLFKENYELTVKRLRTAEKRP, via the coding sequence GTGAACAACACTTCGACATTATTTCCTCCGCGCCTGGCCCCATGGGGCGTCTGCTGGCTCCTGGCCGCCGTCCTGATCGTGGCCTTGGCCAGGCCAGCGCCGTCCCTGGCCGTGGAACCTGCCCAGGCGGCCGTGCGCCAGCCCGGCGAACCGACCAAGACGCCCCGTGAGACTCCCGCCGCCCAGCCTGTGCCGGCTGGGGGGGCTGGCGCGGCCTCCGGCGATTTGCGCATCGTGCTCAAAAAAAGCGCTCCGGCCGAAGGCACGCCCCGGGTGGGCGGCGCGGCCTCGTTTGAGGCCAGGCTCTATCGGGGCGAGGCCGAGCTTTCCCCCGAGGCCTACGAATGCCGCTGGCGCAGCGACGGCGGGGCCAGATTCCTCGACCCGGCCGGCCCCTTCACCAACACCGCCATTTTCCTGCGCCCGGGCCGTGAACGCGTCTGGGTGGAGGTGGTGCCGCGCTCGGGGCCTTCGGCCGGGCTGGCTGCGGTGTCCGAGCCGGTGGCCCTGGACGTGGCCCAGCCCAATTTCGGCTTGTCCGCCTCGCCTGCAGCACCCCTGGTCGGCGAAGAGACCACCGTCGCCATCCGTGATTTTCCGGTCCACGACGGCGTGGAGTTCCGTTGGGATCCGCTGCCCGCCCATGCCAAGCTGGTACGGGTAGGCGAGCGCAGCCTGACGTTTTATCCCACCGAAGCCAAGCCGGTGGCCGTCAAGGTCGCGGCCATGGCGGCCGGCGGCGGCAAGCAGGCCGCGCCGCTGGGCAAGGCCAACATCGACGTCGTGGCCCGCAGCTATCAGGTTACCGTGGACAACCGGGGGCTGCTCGACACGCCGGCCACGGTCTGGCGCGACGGCGAAGGACCGGTGGCCGCCTCGGGCGTGGCCGTGGGCCAGCGCGTGGGGCTGCGGGCCTCCGTGACGCCAACGCCGCCCAATCCGCCCCTGGCCTATGCCTGGGGCCTGTGTCCGGGAGCCAAGGCGGCCGGCGGCGAGGACACCCGGGAAATAACCGCCTCGCGTCGGGAGACCGGCCCGTGTCAGGCCACCGTCGAAGTGCGCGACGCCCGGGGACTGCTGCTGGGTCGCGGCAAGGGCGAATTTTCCGTGGATGTTTCCCAGGCCGAACTCGACGCCGCCGCCGAGCGCGCCCGGGAAGTGGACCGGCTCGTGCGCGACGGGGCCAAGGCCTGGGCCGAGGGCGATCCCGACCGGGCCGCCGGCGAGGCCGGGCAAGCCGTGCGCTTAAGCCCCAAGGACGCCGCCGCCGTGGCCGCCCTGGACCGTATCGCCCGGGACAAGGGCCGCCTGGACAGCTACCTTGGCCGGGCCGCCTCGGCGCTTGCCGCCGACGATTTCGACGAGGCCTCGGCCATGCTCGACGAGGCCGCCAAGGTCAATCCCAAGGCCGCGGCCATCCCGGCCGCCCGCCAGGCCGTCGAGGCCCGCAAGGAGACCCTTGGCCGCATCGGCAAGCTCCTGGCCCAGGCGCGGGACAAGTGGGAAGCCGGTGAAGTGGAGACGGCCCTGAGTCTGGCCGGCCGGGCCCAGGAACTCGATACGGCCCACGGCGAGGCCAAAGCCGCCCGGGAACGCTATGTGGCCGCCCGGGACCGGCTCATCGCCGCGCTCAAGCAATCCGCCGCCTACCTGACCGCCAAGCGTTTCGACAGCGCCGCCAAGGCCCTGGACGACGCCCGGGCTGTCAGTCCCAAATTCAAGGCCGTGGCCGAAATGGACGCGGCCATCGCCGCCCGCAAGCAGCGCGCCTGGAGCCTGGACGAACGTCTGGCTCGGGCTCGCGACCAATGGAACGCCGGCGACGCCGACGCCGCCCTGGCCACGGTCAGCGAAGCCGCCGCCCTGGACCCCGAACACCCGGGCGCGGCCCATGCCCGCAAAAACCTGGCCCTGGCCCGGGACAACCTGGCCAAGGCCGAGGAACGCGCCGAGACCGCCCTGGCCAAGGGCAAGCTCGAAGAGGCCCGCTCCGCCCTGGCCGACGCCGCCAAGATCAACCCGCGCCATCCGCGCATCGCCGAACTGCAAACGTCCGTGGCCCACCGGGCCGGCCGCGACCAGCGCCTGGCCGCCCTGGCCGCCGAGGCGGCCAGGCGAAACGCCGCCGGCGACCTCGACGGGGCGCTTTTGGCCGTCAGCGACATGCAGGCCCTGGCCCCGGCCGATCCAGCCGTGGCCGCCGAGCGGGCCAAGCTCGCCCGCGCCCGCGACGCCGTGCAGGACGCGCTGACCCGGACCAGGGACTTCCTGGCCGCCCGACGCTTCGACCTGGCCCTGGCCGCTTTGGCCGAAGCGGAAAAGGTCAACGCCAAACTTCCGGCCCTGGCCGAGTGGCGGCAAAAAGTGCAGGCCGAAAAGCAGCGGGCCGAAACCGATCTGGCCACCACCCTGGGCCAAGCGACCAAGCTCGCTGAAGCCAAGGATTTCGACGGCGCGCGCCGGCTTCTGGACGCGGCCCGAGACGTCGGCCCCATGCCCCCGCCCCTTGCCGCCAAGGCCAAGGAACTGGAACGCCGGGTGGCCGCCGGCCGCCAGACCCAGGACGCGGCCCGGCGCGAACAGGACAATCGCGGCAAAGCCGCCGCCGCGACCACGGCCGAGACCGACCAATCCGGCCGCTGCCTGGAACTCGGCAAACAGGCCACGGCCAAGCGGGCCGCCGGTGACCACGCCGGGGCCATCCGCGACTATCAGACCCTGCTCACCCTGTGCCCGGACACCTGTCAGGCCTACAACAACGTCGGCACGTCGCTGTATTCCCTGGGCTACGCCGCCGAGTCCCTGCCCTGGTTCGACGAGGCGGTCAAATGCGCGCCCAAGGAAGCCCTTTACCGCGAAAACGCGGCGCTGACCCGCACCCGCCTGGCCGCGCCCCAGCCGCCCAAGCCCGGCGAGGCCGGCCCCAGCTGCGCCGCCGCCTTTGAGACGGCCGAAACCCGGCGCGGCGGCGGCGATCTGGCCGGCGCGGCCGAAGGCTACAAGGCCGTGGTGGCCCGCTGCCCGGATTTCTGCGCCGCCTACAACAACCTTGGCCTGACCCTGCACAAGCAGGGCCGCACCCCGGAAGCCCTGCCCTTTTTCGAGCAAGCCCTGCGCTGCAATCCCCAGGACAACCTGTTCAAGGAAAACTACGAACTCACCGTCAAACGCCTGCGCACGGCCGAGAAACGGCCGTAG
- the pal gene encoding peptidoglycan-associated lipoprotein Pal, giving the protein MIRSKMLLMAMLLLMLSLAGFGCAKKAGGPGDGSGTSWEEQERARLEQERLLREKLGAASNELAQMVHFALDSSNLSAEARQNLTRKAEILRQYPQIKLIVEGNCDQRGTAEYNLALGERRAQAAAQYLVNLGIGADRLSTVSYGKERPLDPGTSEAAYAKNRRDEFRATY; this is encoded by the coding sequence ATGATTCGTTCGAAAATGTTGCTGATGGCCATGTTGTTGCTGATGCTGTCCTTGGCTGGTTTTGGTTGCGCCAAGAAGGCCGGCGGTCCCGGCGACGGTTCCGGCACAAGCTGGGAAGAGCAGGAGCGCGCTCGCCTGGAGCAGGAGCGTCTGCTGCGCGAGAAGCTGGGCGCTGCTTCCAATGAGTTGGCCCAGATGGTCCACTTCGCCCTGGACAGCTCCAACCTGAGCGCCGAAGCCCGGCAGAACCTGACCCGCAAGGCCGAGATCCTGCGCCAGTACCCGCAGATCAAGCTGATCGTCGAAGGCAACTGCGACCAGCGCGGCACGGCCGAGTACAACCTCGCCCTGGGCGAGCGTCGTGCCCAGGCCGCGGCCCAGTACCTGGTCAACCTCGGCATCGGCGCCGACCGCCTGTCCACCGTCAGCTACGGCAAGGAGCGTCCGCTTGATCCGGGCACTTCCGAAGCCGCCTACGCCAAGAACCGCCGCGACGAATTCCGCGCCACCTACTAG
- a CDS encoding translocation protein TolB, with protein sequence MRKRMMVTGMWCALVAALLCLDVAQAQAQTSLAVDIQGPGQAKMNLVQARPFAGGGQMTPAEKLQDLINKDLQFLPFLQIVPQSSVPGQVAGATADQIDFKPFGLAKIDVLVTANWTPGGNLGNVELRAFEVYSQKVLVGKGYDAVTDAQLPDIADRFCMELMQALTGQGGFFNSQIAFVKPSAGKGADIWTVRPTGRGLNRVTNYNELGMAVSPSWSFDGRRIVFTLIGSRGHYLGVWSGGGKPQVYTLPSTNVVSPHFLPDGQVAVSLTMHGKADIYLLNSAYQPGQPLVSGSGIEVSPTFAASGGAMAYVSDGTGSPNIYVTTVHGGAGRRVTTSGYNTNPSMSPDGKLIAFTKQLGGAQKVFVMDLATGQETQVTSGGGSDENPSFSPDGYFIAFSSTRSGQKKIFVTTRHGAPPVMIPTGDGAAYMPSWGPLAQ encoded by the coding sequence ATGCGAAAGCGGATGATGGTGACCGGCATGTGGTGCGCCCTTGTGGCCGCGCTGTTGTGCCTGGACGTGGCGCAGGCCCAGGCTCAGACGTCCTTGGCCGTGGACATCCAAGGCCCGGGACAGGCCAAAATGAATCTGGTGCAGGCTCGGCCCTTTGCCGGCGGCGGCCAGATGACCCCGGCCGAAAAGCTCCAGGATCTCATCAACAAGGACCTGCAGTTTTTGCCCTTCCTGCAGATCGTGCCCCAGTCCAGCGTGCCCGGCCAGGTGGCCGGGGCCACGGCCGACCAGATCGACTTCAAGCCCTTTGGCCTGGCCAAAATCGATGTGCTGGTGACGGCCAACTGGACCCCCGGCGGCAACCTCGGCAACGTCGAGCTGCGGGCCTTTGAGGTCTATTCCCAGAAGGTGCTGGTCGGCAAAGGCTACGATGCGGTGACCGACGCCCAGCTGCCCGACATCGCCGACCGGTTCTGCATGGAACTCATGCAGGCGCTCACCGGCCAGGGCGGTTTTTTCAATTCCCAGATCGCCTTCGTCAAGCCCAGCGCCGGCAAGGGGGCCGACATCTGGACCGTGCGCCCCACCGGCCGCGGACTTAACCGGGTGACCAACTACAACGAGCTCGGCATGGCCGTGAGCCCCAGCTGGTCCTTTGACGGCCGGCGAATCGTGTTCACGCTCATCGGCTCGCGCGGCCATTACCTGGGCGTGTGGTCCGGCGGCGGCAAGCCGCAGGTCTACACCCTGCCGTCCACCAATGTGGTCAGCCCCCACTTCCTGCCCGACGGCCAGGTGGCGGTGAGCCTGACCATGCACGGCAAGGCCGACATCTACCTGCTCAATTCCGCCTATCAGCCGGGCCAGCCCCTGGTGTCCGGCAGCGGCATCGAGGTCTCGCCCACCTTTGCCGCCTCGGGCGGGGCCATGGCCTACGTCTCCGACGGCACCGGCAGCCCCAACATCTACGTCACCACCGTGCACGGCGGCGCGGGCCGGCGGGTGACCACCTCGGGCTACAACACCAACCCGAGCATGAGCCCGGACGGCAAGCTCATCGCGTTCACCAAGCAGCTTGGCGGGGCCCAGAAGGTGTTCGTCATGGATCTGGCCACCGGCCAGGAGACCCAGGTCACCTCGGGCGGCGGCTCGGACGAGAACCCGTCCTTTTCGCCCGACGGCTACTTCATCGCCTTCTCGTCCACCCGAAGCGGCCAGAAGAAGATCTTCGTGACCACGCGCCACGGCGCGCCGCCAGTGATGATCCCCACCGGCGACGGCGCGGCCTACATGCCGAGCTGGGGGCCGCTGGCCCAGTAG
- the tolA gene encoding cell envelope integrity protein TolA: MRVLGWIFSIFLHLTVVLASLLFVSMEPVKFQLNVPVYEVDLVSLAPPGLPPGEVGLPLGPKGPGDKPELGPAEPEGGSGAAAKETLPEPAEAPATPAKPIPPEPVAAVPEPPQPKRSEPEPKKPEPKPEPEPKAKPIPTEQAKPEPKLEPKPDFKKIEEATRKAEEQKKAEEQKKIDEAKKKAEDQKKADEQKKADEAKKKAEDAKKAEEQKKADEAKKAADAKKAADDAKKAAEAAKAAEKSTLEQALKDAKAKAGSGSGSGSGAGAAGGDPVAKALAEARKAAGGGGGGVPGGTPGAGGGGGVTMGVYAQIVNREVKKNWRFPQTGARQQLAAVVEVHIDKDGRILNYRLVQSSGQPNFDASTVKSVAETETLPSPPAGLNVLQLRFSSQELGQ, translated from the coding sequence ATGCGCGTCCTTGGCTGGATATTTTCCATTTTTCTCCACCTGACCGTGGTGCTGGCGAGTTTGCTCTTCGTCAGCATGGAGCCGGTCAAGTTCCAGCTCAACGTGCCGGTCTACGAGGTCGATCTCGTGTCCCTGGCCCCGCCGGGCCTGCCGCCCGGTGAAGTCGGGTTGCCCCTTGGTCCCAAGGGACCAGGCGATAAGCCCGAGCTTGGCCCGGCCGAACCCGAGGGCGGCTCCGGCGCCGCGGCCAAGGAGACCCTGCCCGAACCGGCCGAGGCTCCGGCCACGCCGGCCAAGCCCATACCGCCCGAGCCCGTGGCCGCCGTGCCCGAGCCCCCCCAGCCCAAGCGGTCCGAGCCGGAACCGAAAAAGCCCGAGCCCAAGCCCGAACCCGAGCCCAAGGCCAAGCCCATTCCCACGGAACAGGCCAAGCCCGAGCCGAAACTTGAGCCCAAGCCCGATTTCAAGAAGATCGAGGAAGCCACGCGCAAGGCCGAGGAACAGAAAAAAGCCGAAGAGCAGAAGAAAATCGACGAGGCCAAGAAAAAGGCCGAAGACCAGAAAAAGGCTGACGAGCAAAAGAAGGCTGATGAGGCCAAAAAGAAGGCCGAGGACGCCAAAAAGGCCGAGGAACAGAAAAAAGCCGACGAGGCGAAAAAAGCCGCTGACGCCAAGAAAGCGGCCGACGACGCCAAGAAGGCGGCCGAGGCGGCCAAGGCGGCTGAGAAAAGCACCCTGGAGCAGGCGCTCAAGGACGCCAAGGCCAAGGCCGGCAGCGGGTCCGGTTCCGGCTCGGGGGCCGGCGCGGCCGGCGGCGATCCCGTGGCCAAGGCCCTGGCCGAGGCCCGCAAAGCGGCCGGCGGCGGCGGGGGGGGCGTTCCCGGCGGCACGCCCGGAGCCGGCGGCGGCGGGGGCGTGACCATGGGCGTCTACGCCCAGATCGTCAACCGCGAGGTCAAAAAGAACTGGCGCTTCCCCCAGACCGGGGCCAGGCAGCAGCTCGCCGCCGTGGTCGAGGTGCACATCGACAAGGACGGCCGCATCCTCAACTACCGGTTGGTGCAGTCCTCGGGGCAACCCAATTTCGACGCCTCCACGGTCAAGTCCGTGGCCGAGACCGAGACCCTGCCGTCGCCGCCGGCCGGGCTCAATGTCCTGCAGCTGCGGTTTTCTTCCCAGGAACTCGGACAGTGA
- the tolR gene encoding protein TolR — MGMQTGGKGRYLADVNVTPFVDVMLVLLIIFMVTAPMMTQGLEVDLPQTRAVSVLPKEDTSLVLTVKADGTIFLDKYQVEYADLEGQVKRLVTDQKKQLFLRADQAVAYGTVVKVMGIIKAAGVDKLGVVAEDEKSAKNAAAAAAAAAKKK; from the coding sequence ATGGGTATGCAGACCGGCGGCAAAGGCCGGTATCTGGCCGACGTCAACGTCACGCCCTTCGTGGACGTGATGCTGGTGCTGCTCATCATCTTCATGGTCACCGCGCCCATGATGACCCAGGGGCTTGAGGTGGACCTGCCTCAGACCCGGGCCGTCAGCGTCCTGCCCAAGGAGGATACGAGCCTGGTGTTGACCGTCAAGGCCGACGGCACGATCTTTCTGGACAAGTACCAGGTAGAGTACGCCGACCTTGAGGGCCAGGTGAAGCGGCTGGTGACGGACCAGAAAAAGCAGCTCTTTTTGCGGGCCGACCAGGCCGTGGCTTACGGCACGGTGGTCAAGGTCATGGGCATCATCAAGGCGGCCGGCGTCGACAAGCTCGGCGTCGTGGCCGAGGACGAGAAGTCGGCCAAAAACGCCGCCGCCGCGGCGGCCGCTGCCGCCAAAAAGAAATAG
- a CDS encoding MotA/TolQ/ExbB proton channel family protein — MDALSPHGGLWTMMASATPTVIFVLCVLAFMSLGCWSIIFIKFFTLTAAKRDTARDYERFQEADTLRAAMQALGQSRHSPAFFVGRMAFEELVRMEQADLDPAEKGHIAMDNIRRVLRQGVSMELAKLSKNLAFLATTANATPFIGLFGTVWGIMNSFHSIGLQQSAALAAVAPGISEALVATAIGLAVAIPAVLAYNYYLGFVTSIENELVNFAGAFLNRIQREVTWTPREAAQPAPSAQAAARRQQQAASERF; from the coding sequence ATGGACGCGCTTTCGCCGCATGGCGGCTTGTGGACCATGATGGCCAGCGCCACGCCGACGGTTATTTTCGTCTTGTGTGTGCTGGCATTCATGTCCCTGGGCTGCTGGAGCATCATTTTCATCAAATTTTTCACGCTGACCGCCGCCAAACGCGACACGGCCCGGGACTACGAACGGTTCCAGGAGGCCGACACCCTGCGCGCGGCCATGCAGGCGCTGGGGCAGTCCCGGCATTCGCCGGCCTTTTTCGTCGGCCGCATGGCCTTTGAAGAGCTGGTGCGCATGGAGCAGGCCGATCTCGACCCGGCCGAAAAAGGGCATATCGCCATGGACAACATCCGCCGGGTGCTGCGTCAGGGCGTGTCCATGGAGCTGGCCAAGCTCTCCAAAAATCTCGCCTTCCTGGCGACCACGGCCAACGCCACCCCGTTTATCGGTCTTTTCGGCACGGTCTGGGGCATCATGAACTCGTTTCACTCCATCGGCCTGCAGCAGTCCGCCGCCCTGGCCGCCGTGGCCCCGGGCATCTCCGAAGCCCTTGTCGCCACGGCCATCGGTCTGGCCGTGGCCATCCCGGCGGTTCTGGCCTACAACTACTACCTGGGCTTTGTGACCAGCATCGAAAACGAGCTGGTCAACTTCGCCGGGGCGTTTTTAAACCGCATCCAGCGCGAGGTCACCTGGACCCCGCGCGAGGCCGCCCAGCCCGCTCCGTCCGCCCAGGCCGCCGCCCGCCGCCAGCAGCAGGCCGCCTCCGAGAGGTTCTAG
- a CDS encoding SIR2 family NAD-dependent protein deacylase — translation MEDEALAEGIEAAAALLRRARSVVALTGAGISVASGIPDFRSPGGVWERHDPMAVATAQALARDPARVWTFLREVLVMVDAAKPNPAHEALARLEAAGRLAGVVTQNIDGLHQAAGSVNVVEYHGGVRHFFCMGCGAAHDGALARRLAPQALPWRCEDCGGVVRPDIVFFGEAIALDALTKSGQLALAADVIVVAGTSGEVAPANLLPREVKARGGGVVEINLTESAYKGLADVRLKGRAEVVLPALMERVLS, via the coding sequence ATGGAGGACGAGGCGCTCGCCGAGGGCATCGAGGCGGCGGCGGCCCTGTTGCGGCGGGCGCGGTCGGTGGTGGCGCTCACCGGAGCCGGCATATCCGTTGCCAGCGGCATCCCGGATTTTCGCAGTCCCGGCGGGGTGTGGGAGCGCCACGACCCCATGGCCGTGGCCACGGCCCAGGCCCTGGCCCGCGACCCGGCCCGGGTCTGGACGTTTTTGCGCGAGGTGCTGGTCATGGTGGACGCGGCCAAGCCCAACCCGGCCCACGAGGCCCTGGCCCGGCTGGAAGCGGCGGGCAGGCTCGCTGGCGTCGTCACCCAGAACATCGACGGCCTGCATCAGGCGGCCGGGTCGGTCAATGTGGTGGAATATCACGGGGGCGTGCGGCATTTTTTCTGCATGGGCTGTGGCGCGGCCCATGACGGCGCGTTGGCCCGGCGGCTTGCGCCGCAGGCCCTGCCGTGGCGTTGCGAAGACTGCGGCGGGGTGGTACGTCCGGACATCGTGTTCTTTGGCGAGGCCATTGCACTTGACGCTCTGACGAAAAGCGGTCAATTGGCCTTGGCCGCCGACGTCATCGTGGTGGCCGGAACATCGGGGGAGGTCGCCCCGGCCAATCTCCTGCCCAGGGAGGTCAAGGCCAGGGGCGGAGGTGTTGTGGAAATCAATCTTACGGAAAGCGCCTACAAGGGCCTGGCCGACGTGCGCCTTAAGGGAAGGGCGGAAGTCGTGCTGCCGGCCCTGATGGAACGCGTGCTTTCCTAA
- a CDS encoding SH3 domain-containing protein: MNTKIVLALLAALTCAALLAPQFGLTQPPPCPPGMVWTPGGCRPVPPPPPSYVPPRPVPPPPGYGPGYAPVPPYDPNIKQVARRYITLHSCPGEACPPVTSLSRGTPVRILAWEGPFVFVRVPDSRIEGWVKRNRLTP, encoded by the coding sequence ATGAACACCAAAATCGTCCTGGCCCTGCTTGCGGCGCTTACCTGCGCCGCGCTGCTGGCTCCCCAGTTCGGCCTGACCCAGCCGCCGCCCTGTCCGCCGGGCATGGTCTGGACCCCGGGCGGCTGCCGGCCCGTGCCGCCGCCCCCCCCGAGCTATGTCCCGCCGCGCCCCGTGCCACCGCCGCCGGGCTACGGTCCGGGCTACGCGCCGGTCCCGCCCTATGACCCCAACATCAAGCAGGTGGCCCGTCGCTACATCACCCTGCATTCCTGCCCGGGCGAAGCCTGCCCGCCGGTCACCTCGCTGTCGCGCGGCACCCCGGTGCGCATCCTGGCCTGGGAAGGCCCCTTCGTCTTCGTGCGCGTACCCGACTCGCGCATCGAAGGCTGGGTCAAGCGCAACCGCCTGACCCCGTAA